The following proteins are encoded in a genomic region of Gemmatimonadota bacterium:
- a CDS encoding 50S ribosomal protein L25, with amino-acid sequence MASQNLAAKKRSAVGKGVARKLRAAGEVPAVIYGHSRDSQALSLNTFNLERLLDKHSYRTTVIDLDIEGTQARTLIREIQRHPYNRAILHVDFQELVAGEKVTVRVPLVMVGTPEGVRVGGGILETMMRELTIAVDPADIPNHLDVDVSGLHIGHSIHVSDIKVPAGVEVMDEANAPVCLCVVPKAAAEPTATEEGATTAAEPEVIRKAKADDDAVEGADGKK; translated from the coding sequence ATGGCTTCGCAGAATCTCGCCGCCAAGAAACGCTCGGCGGTTGGTAAAGGTGTCGCTCGTAAGCTCCGTGCCGCCGGTGAAGTGCCGGCCGTCATTTACGGACACAGCCGCGACTCGCAGGCGTTGTCGCTCAACACGTTCAACCTTGAGCGTCTGCTCGACAAGCATTCGTACCGCACGACGGTCATCGATCTCGACATCGAAGGCACGCAGGCTCGCACGCTGATCCGCGAGATCCAGCGCCATCCGTACAATCGCGCCATCCTGCACGTGGATTTCCAGGAGTTGGTGGCGGGCGAGAAGGTGACGGTGCGCGTGCCGCTGGTGATGGTGGGCACGCCGGAAGGTGTACGCGTGGGCGGCGGTATCCTCGAGACGATGATGCGCGAACTGACCATCGCCGTGGATCCGGCCGACATCCCGAACCACCTCGACGTGGACGTGAGCGGCCTGCACATCGGTCACTCGATTCACGTCAGCGACATCAAGGTGCCCGCCGGCGTCGAAGTGATGGACGAGGCGAACGCGCCGGTCTGCTTGTGCGTCGTGCCGAAGGCTGCTGCTGAGCCGACCGCGACGGAAGAAGGCGCGACGACCGCGGCCGAGCCGGAAGTCATCCGCAAGGCGAAGGCGGATGATGACGCGGTTGAAGGCGCGGACGGCAAGAAGTAA
- the pth gene encoding aminoacyl-tRNA hydrolase: MKVIVGLGNPGREYAGTRHNVGWWVIDHLADVWRFDGWKKDHEALIATGTVGGVKVRLVKPQTFMNESGAAVRHYARRPFFAVASDLLVVVDEVALPVGRYRFRAKGSAGGHNGLKSIEHHLHTQDYGRLRIGVGPAESERAVGVLRDYVLGDFGKMEATELRALMPTFTAGVEMWLEKGMLEAMNAFPGKDRGE, from the coding sequence GTGAAGGTTATCGTTGGCCTCGGCAACCCGGGGCGCGAATATGCCGGAACCCGTCACAACGTCGGCTGGTGGGTCATCGACCACCTAGCCGACGTTTGGCGTTTCGACGGTTGGAAAAAAGATCACGAAGCCCTGATCGCCACCGGCACCGTCGGTGGCGTGAAGGTGCGTCTCGTGAAACCGCAAACATTCATGAATGAGAGCGGCGCGGCGGTGCGGCACTATGCCCGCCGCCCGTTCTTTGCGGTGGCCAGCGATCTGCTGGTAGTCGTCGATGAAGTCGCGCTCCCCGTGGGGCGCTACCGCTTTCGCGCCAAGGGTTCGGCAGGCGGGCACAACGGACTCAAGAGTATTGAGCACCATCTGCACACGCAGGACTACGGGCGGTTGCGCATTGGCGTGGGGCCGGCAGAGTCGGAGCGCGCGGTGGGCGTACTGCGCGACTACGTGCTCGGGGACTTTGGGAAGATGGAGGCGACCGAGCTTCGGGCGCTGATGCCGACGTTTACGGCGGGCGTGGAGATGTGGCTTGAGAAGGGGATGCTGGAGGCGATGAATGCGTTTCCGGGGAAAGACAGAGGCGAGTAG
- a CDS encoding four helix bundle protein — translation MQDYRKLDVWAKSHELVLETHRGLLASSGRPFPGLSGQLLRSAAAIPANIAEGCGHSTPREFARFLQIALASAYELHYHLLLAHDLGSLPGPVYARLDARAEQVKQMLSALLRRVRVQPAALPLLKRGVAP, via the coding sequence ATGCAGGACTATCGCAAACTTGATGTGTGGGCCAAAAGCCACGAGTTGGTGCTCGAGACGCATCGGGGGCTTCTCGCCTCGAGCGGGCGCCCGTTTCCTGGGCTCAGCGGTCAGTTGCTACGGTCTGCGGCGGCAATCCCTGCGAACATCGCCGAAGGGTGCGGCCACAGTACGCCTCGCGAGTTTGCTCGATTCCTGCAGATTGCGCTCGCCTCGGCCTATGAGCTGCACTATCACCTGCTGCTGGCGCACGACCTTGGTTCGCTTCCCGGACCGGTGTACGCTCGGCTCGATGCACGGGCGGAGCAAGTGAAACAAATGCTCTCGGCGCTGTTGCGGCGGGTTCGTGTCCAACCGGCAGCGCTTCCGCTGCTGAAGCGGGGTGTTGCGCCGTAA